A genomic region of Miscanthus floridulus cultivar M001 chromosome 3, ASM1932011v1, whole genome shotgun sequence contains the following coding sequences:
- the LOC136546454 gene encoding uncharacterized protein, producing the protein KLGQLFDTSVGITGQVDLAELDGPFVRLRLKGKFSHTRATVVARIGNYLKNRIPEILEVQIEDEKQLDDSPAAF; encoded by the exons AAACTTGGGCAGCTGTTCGACACGTCGGTGGGCATCACAG GGCAAGTTGATCTCGCGGAGTTGGATGGGCCGTTCGTGAGGCTCCGGCTCAAGGGCAAGTTCTCGCACACCCGCGCCACCGTGGTCGCGCGGATCGGCAACTACCTCAAAAACCGCATTCCG GAAATCTTGGAGGTGCAGATAGAGGATGAGAAACAATTGGATGATAGCCCCGCTGCTTTCTGA